A segment of the Gammaproteobacteria bacterium genome:
CGCCGCGTGATCGACCGCCAGCTCCAGCGCACGCTCGCGCAAGTGATCGAGACCCCCGGCATGTTGGTCAACATCGCCGCCGATGACGGCATGACCTCCAAAGACCTCAAGCGGGCGCTGGAGGATGGCAAGCGCATCATCGTGACCACGCTGCAAAAATTCGGCGTGATCATGGACAGCATGGGCGAGCTGCCGGGTGAACGCTTTGCGGTGATCGTGGATGAAGCGCACTCGTCGCAGGCGGGCCAAAGCGCCCAGGCGGTGCAGAAGGTGCTTTCCTATGTCTCCGAAGACGAGCAAAAAGACGAAGAGGAGAAAACCACCGAGGATCGAATTCTGGAGGATTTGAAAACACGCGGCCCGCAAAAGAACGTGAGCTACTTCGCCTTCACCGCCACGCCCAAGCCGGAGACCTTGCAGCAGTTCGGCACCTGGCACGCGGACGGCACCTTCAAGCCGTTCAGCCTCTACACCATGCGCCAGGCGATCGAGGAGGGCTTCATTCTCGATGTGCTGAAGAACTACACCACCTATGACCAATACTGGGCACTGCTCAAAAAGGTGGAGGACGATCCCGAGTTCGAGGAGGCGAAGACCAAGACGCTGCTCAAGCAGTTTGTCAGCCGCCACGAGCGCACCATCGCCAGGAAAGTCGCCATCATCATCGAGCATTTCCAAACGGTGGTCAGCGACAAGCTGGGCGGCAAAGCCAAGGCGATGATCGTCACTTCCTCCCGCCTGCACGCGGTGCGCTACAAGCTCGCCGTAGATGCCGATTTGAAAAAGCAGGGCAGCCCTTTCAAGGCACTGGTGGCCTTCACCGATGTGGTGAAAGATTCCAAGGACGGCAAGGAATACACCGAAGCCAACATGAATGGCTTCCCCGAGACGGCGACGGCGGATCGGTTCGAGGCGGATGAATACCGCTTCCTGATCGTGGCGAGCAAGTTTCAGACGGGCTTCGACCAGCCCAAGCTGCTGGCCATGTATGTGGACAAGAAACTCTGCGGCGTGGCCTGCGTCCAAACGCTCTCGCGCCTCAACCGCACTACGGCAGGCAAGGAAGAGACCTTCGTGCTGGATTTCGAGAACACTGCCGAGGACATCGAGCAGGGGTTCCAGCAGTTCTATGACCGCATCACGCTTTCCAAGGAAACCGACCCCAACCAGCTCTACAACATCCGCATCGACCTCGATAAATTCGGGATTCACACGGATGCCGACCTGGAGGCATTCGCCAAAGAGTGGTTCGCCGCCAAGCCGAAGATTGAAAAGCTCCACGCGCTCACCGATCCCGTGGCCGAGAAATGGAAGAGGGAAGGCGAAGAAGAGCAGGTGGACTACAAATCAAAGGCGCGGGATTTCGTGAAGCTCTACGCCTTCATGTCGCACCTCGTCCCGCTGCGGGATGCCGGACTGGAGAAGCTCAACGTGTTTCTGCGTTTTCTGCTCCCCAAACTGCCCGCCAAAAAAGGCGAAATCCCGCTGGAGGTGCTCGGCATGGTGGACATGGAAAAGCTCGCCGTGCGCAAGAACGACAAAAAAAATATTGGCCTGAAACGCGGTGAAACAAAGGTCGACCCGCTCAATTACGGCGGCGGTGCCACCCTGTCAGATGAAGAGCATGAGCAACTCTCTAAGATAATCGAAGACCTCAACACGCGGTTTAACACCTCGTTCACCGATG
Coding sequences within it:
- a CDS encoding type I restriction enzyme, R subunit, translating into MAKITSESAFEEHIEDVLLNTHGYFPAQQADYDKALCLRPETVISFIRATQTKKWADYCELISDKEQATRNLLKRIKEVVDKEGTLHALRKGFDIHGGGHFDLCYFEPTNPAAEESRRLYQENLLHIQRQLKFSDKDEKSLDMGIFLNGLPIFTIELKNQISGQTVGHAIKQYKGTRDPKEPLFRFKRCLAHFAVDNDLVYVATELAGAKTQFLPFNQGNDGGAGNPPCKVGYATSYLWQEVWQKPRILDLIQRFIRVVDVLDDKGKKTDKQRQIFPRFHQLTCVRELGADARKHGAGRRYLNQHSAGSGKTNCIAWLANSLATLHTKEGQPVFSSVIVISDRRVIDRQLQRTLAQVIETPGMLVNIAADDGMTSKDLKRALEDGKRIIVTTLQKFGVIMDSMGELPGERFAVIVDEAHSSQAGQSAQAVQKVLSYVSEDEQKDEEEKTTEDRILEDLKTRGPQKNVSYFAFTATPKPETLQQFGTWHADGTFKPFSLYTMRQAIEEGFILDVLKNYTTYDQYWALLKKVEDDPEFEEAKTKTLLKQFVSRHERTIARKVAIIIEHFQTVVSDKLGGKAKAMIVTSSRLHAVRYKLAVDADLKKQGSPFKALVAFTDVVKDSKDGKEYTEANMNGFPETATADRFEADEYRFLIVASKFQTGFDQPKLLAMYVDKKLCGVACVQTLSRLNRTTAGKEETFVLDFENTAEDIEQGFQQFYDRITLSKETDPNQLYNIRIDLDKFGIHTDADLEAFAKEWFAAKPKIEKLHALTDPVAEKWKREGEEEQVDYKSKARDFVKLYAFMSHLVPLRDAGLEKLNVFLRFLLPKLPAKKGEIPLEVLGMVDMEKLAVRKNDKKNIGLKRGETKVDPLNYGGGATLSDEEHEQLSKIIEDLNTRFNTSFTDDEIMVIKQLEKKIGEDEALQQQLKNGSRHAVEATFQQVAKDAFEDLVNDNFKFYKKVSEDDEVSKEFFSRLFEWYIEGIGKGTPQKKEK